From the genome of Kryptolebias marmoratus isolate JLee-2015 linkage group LG19, ASM164957v2, whole genome shotgun sequence, one region includes:
- the LOC108249116 gene encoding protein Z-dependent protease inhibitor-like: protein MIPPILLLWPTLLLVFLSPTETIDPTLEDLINRNVDFGARLYRAVASRTDNNVILSPFSVSAGMLALLSATNGPTRDQLLQGLTLTGLDPETLPDQFHILRNLVLQRDASQNLQHGMAIFPSQSLQVSESYQKLVQTKFEGQVQSLSYTVPAEAIDSISRWIQEQTGDQIQELLSTIDPQTQLLVATATTYQSQFDPPFNSSSTQDERFYVDRYHVVMVPMMFQADKYFLAYDRVVKAGVLKLPMTDGTAMLVVLPDEDVDLTAVEEEMTLEKIQTWIQQLKKTKLEVQLPRFLLEHSYTLKDVLQTLDITMVFQDDADISNMGEVKGAKLFQVHHKSVLTVDERVDHTSTSGGRLFSTPPPRLTINRPFIFIIYQQTTGSLLFMGRVTNPTEK, encoded by the exons ATGATTCCTCCAATCCTCCTCCTGTGGCCTACACTCCTCCTGGTCTTCTTGAGCCCGACTGAAACCATCGACCCCACTTTGGAGGACCTGATCAACAGGAACGTGGACTTCGGAGCTCGGCTCTACCGAGCTGTCGCCAGCCGCACTGACAATAACGTTATCCTGTCTCCGTTCTCGGTGTCTGCTGGAATGTTGGCGCTTCTCAGTGCCACCAACGGTCCAACCCGAGACCAGCTGCTGCAGGGTCTCACGCTGACTGGACTAGACCCAGAGACACTACCAG ATCAATTCCATATTCTGAGGAACCTGGTCCTTCAAAGAGATGCATCCCAGAACCTTCAGCATGGCATGGCAATCTTCCCCTCTCAGAGTCTCCAGGTTTCTGAGTCCTACCAGAAGCTGGTTCAGACAAAGTTTGAGGGTCAGGTCCAAAGTCTGTCCTACACTGTGCCCGCTGAGGCCATCGACAGCATCAGCCGTTGGATCCAGGAGCAGACCGGAGACCAGATCCAAGAGCTGCTGTCCACCATAGACCCCCAAACCCAGCTGCTAGTCGCCACCGCCACCACCTACCAAT CCCAGTTTGACCCGCCCTTTAACTCATCGTCCACTCAGGACGAGCGGTTTTACGTGGACCGGTACCACGTGGTCATGGTTCCCATGATGTTCCAGGCTGATAAGTACTTCCTGGCGTACGACAGAGTAGTGAAGGCTGGTGTGCTGAAGCTGCCAATGACAGATGGAACAGCCATGCTGGTGGTGCTTCCTGATGAAGATGTCGACTTGACTGCTGTGGAGGAGGAAATGACATTAGAGAAGATCCAGACCTGGatccagcagctgaagaaaac gaagttggaggTGCAGCTTCCTCGCTTCCTGTTGGAGCATTCTTACACTCTAAAAGATGTCCTTCAGACCCTGGACATCACTATGGTGTTTCAGGATGATGCTGACATCAGCAACATGGGCGAAGTTAAAGGAGCCAAACTCTTCCAG GTTCATCATAAATCTGTCCTCACGGTGGATGAGAGAGTTGATCACACCAGCACCTCAGGAGGCAGGCTGTTCTCCACACCACCACCACGACTGACCATCAACAGGCCCTTTATCTTCATCATCTATCAGCAAACCACCGGCAGCCTGCTCTTCATGGGCCGAGTCACTAACCCTACAGAGAAATAA
- the xrcc3 gene encoding DNA repair protein XRCC3 isoform X2 produces the protein MIWDQLQLNPTITAALQRAQLKSFKEVVCVSGLDLQRLTGLSQAEVQEVLAAAAAACRSHSPVTALQLQRGEHHGYEFGLRLGVGCPVLDQLLRGGLPVGGVTELSGESGAGKTQLGLQLSLSVQYPQEHGGLNSGALYICTEDPFPIKRLQQLILEQPVLRSDVPPSLISGIRFSDQVYIEHTADLESLQVCLSCRAPLLLAQGLVRIIVIDSVAALFRCEFQADDWLERNKQLLAFSSSLRHLSHEFNTPVLCINQVTDVFNQSADSLGPSSSSVCPALGLAWANQVTVRLMMRRLQGMISRGAQTSALRRLEVVFAPHLAHDGRDVGVWREGVCGVLDAE, from the exons ATGATCTGGGACCAGCTGCAGCTCAACCCGACTATCACCGCGGCGTTACAGAGAG CTCAGCTGAAGTCCTTTAAGgaggttgtgtgtgtttctggtcTGGACCTGCAGAGACTCACTGGTCTGTCTCAGGCCGAGGTCCAGGAAGTGCTTGCTGCCGCTGCCGCTGCCTGCAGAAGCCATAGCCCAGTCACAG CCCTGCAGCTGCAACGGGGCGAGCATCATGGGTACGAGTTTGGCCTCAGGCTTGGTGTTGGCTGTCCAGTTCTGGACCAGCTGCTGAGGGGCGGTCTGCCTGTTGGTGGCGTCACTGAGCTGTCAGGAGAGAGCGGGGCAGGAAAGACCCAACTGGGCCTGCAGCTAAGCCTGTCAGTGCAGTATCCCCAAGAACATGGAGGCCTGAACTCAG GAGCGCTGTATATCTGCACCGAGGACCCATTTCCCATCAAgcgtctgcagcagctgatctTAGAACAGCCAGTGCTGCGCTCTGATGTCCCTCCATCTTTGATCAGCGGTATTCGGTTCAGTGATCAGGTTTATATCGAACACACGGCTGACTTG GAATCTCTGCAGGTGTGTCTGTCCTGCCGCGCCCCCCTCCTGCTGGCTCAGGGTCTGGTCCGGATCATCGTGATTGACTCGGTGGCGGCTCTGTTCAGGTGTGAGTTCCAAGCAGATGATTGGCTGGAGAGGAACAAACAGCTGCTCGCCTTCTCTTCCAGCCTCCGTCACCTTAGCCACGAGTTCAACACACCTGTCCTCTGCATCAACCAG gtcacAGATGTTTTCAACCAATCAGCTGATAGTCTGgg TCCTTCGTCCTCCTCAGTGTGTCCTGCCCTGGGTCTGGCCTGGGCCAATCAGGTCACGGTTCGGCTGATGATGCGGCGTCTCCAGGGGATGATTTCCCGTGGCGCTCAGACCAGCGCCCTCCGCAGGTTGGAGGTGGTGTTCGCTCCTCACCTAGCCCACGATGGCAGAGACGTTGGAGTTTGGAGGGAGGGGGTTTGTGGAGTCCTGGACGCAGAGTGA
- the xrcc3 gene encoding DNA repair protein XRCC3 isoform X1, giving the protein MTSFFNATFINKRCKTVKPESGPDRWRDDLGPAAAQPDYHRGVTERSEPNRVLQNPPVFPDVQLVTGLGLVWSLAQLKSFKEVVCVSGLDLQRLTGLSQAEVQEVLAAAAAACRSHSPVTALQLQRGEHHGYEFGLRLGVGCPVLDQLLRGGLPVGGVTELSGESGAGKTQLGLQLSLSVQYPQEHGGLNSGALYICTEDPFPIKRLQQLILEQPVLRSDVPPSLISGIRFSDQVYIEHTADLESLQVCLSCRAPLLLAQGLVRIIVIDSVAALFRCEFQADDWLERNKQLLAFSSSLRHLSHEFNTPVLCINQVTDVFNQSADSLGPSSSSVCPALGLAWANQVTVRLMMRRLQGMISRGAQTSALRRLEVVFAPHLAHDGRDVGVWREGVCGVLDAE; this is encoded by the exons ATGACGTCATTTTTCAACGCTACTTTCATAAACAAACggtgtaaaacagtaaaaccgGAGTCAGGACCGGACCGGTGGCGAGATGATCTGGGACCAGCTGCAGCTCAACCCGACTATCACCGCGGCGTTACAGAGAGGTCCGAACCGAACCGAGTCCTCCAGAACCCACCAGTGTTTCCTGACGTGCAGTTAGTGAcggggttagggttagtttgGAGTCTAG CTCAGCTGAAGTCCTTTAAGgaggttgtgtgtgtttctggtcTGGACCTGCAGAGACTCACTGGTCTGTCTCAGGCCGAGGTCCAGGAAGTGCTTGCTGCCGCTGCCGCTGCCTGCAGAAGCCATAGCCCAGTCACAG CCCTGCAGCTGCAACGGGGCGAGCATCATGGGTACGAGTTTGGCCTCAGGCTTGGTGTTGGCTGTCCAGTTCTGGACCAGCTGCTGAGGGGCGGTCTGCCTGTTGGTGGCGTCACTGAGCTGTCAGGAGAGAGCGGGGCAGGAAAGACCCAACTGGGCCTGCAGCTAAGCCTGTCAGTGCAGTATCCCCAAGAACATGGAGGCCTGAACTCAG GAGCGCTGTATATCTGCACCGAGGACCCATTTCCCATCAAgcgtctgcagcagctgatctTAGAACAGCCAGTGCTGCGCTCTGATGTCCCTCCATCTTTGATCAGCGGTATTCGGTTCAGTGATCAGGTTTATATCGAACACACGGCTGACTTG GAATCTCTGCAGGTGTGTCTGTCCTGCCGCGCCCCCCTCCTGCTGGCTCAGGGTCTGGTCCGGATCATCGTGATTGACTCGGTGGCGGCTCTGTTCAGGTGTGAGTTCCAAGCAGATGATTGGCTGGAGAGGAACAAACAGCTGCTCGCCTTCTCTTCCAGCCTCCGTCACCTTAGCCACGAGTTCAACACACCTGTCCTCTGCATCAACCAG gtcacAGATGTTTTCAACCAATCAGCTGATAGTCTGgg TCCTTCGTCCTCCTCAGTGTGTCCTGCCCTGGGTCTGGCCTGGGCCAATCAGGTCACGGTTCGGCTGATGATGCGGCGTCTCCAGGGGATGATTTCCCGTGGCGCTCAGACCAGCGCCCTCCGCAGGTTGGAGGTGGTGTTCGCTCCTCACCTAGCCCACGATGGCAGAGACGTTGGAGTTTGGAGGGAGGGGGTTTGTGGAGTCCTGGACGCAGAGTGA